A region of Spirochaetota bacterium DNA encodes the following proteins:
- a CDS encoding outer membrane lipoprotein-sorting protein, with product MKRKINIIGLALPVFFYLFIPVNLQAEKGKSVDEIVNNTNKTSYYQGKDGRAMVNMTIIDSQGRKRIRRFTILRSDEPPSKDKTIKADSYCKDQWFYVYFHYPADVKKMSFLVWKHVDKDDDRWIYLPALDLVKRISSTEKRTSFVGSHFFYEDVSGRNIDENRHELIKTTENYYVLKNTPKKPETVEFSYYNMWIHKEKFIPVKVEYFDKNSEKYREYEALKVEKINGYHTVTQAKMKDLRNNGETIIKYNKVKYNINLPKEVFTERSLRRPPYKYLKGR from the coding sequence ATGAAGAGAAAGATTAATATTATTGGTTTGGCGCTTCCTGTATTTTTCTATCTATTTATACCGGTTAACCTGCAGGCAGAGAAAGGAAAATCTGTTGATGAAATAGTAAACAATACGAACAAGACCTCTTACTATCAGGGCAAAGATGGACGCGCCATGGTTAACATGACTATCATTGATAGCCAGGGTAGAAAACGAATTCGCAGATTTACAATTTTACGAAGTGATGAACCACCCTCTAAGGATAAGACAATTAAGGCAGACAGTTATTGTAAAGATCAGTGGTTTTATGTCTATTTTCATTATCCTGCTGATGTAAAGAAGATGTCATTCTTAGTATGGAAACATGTAGATAAGGATGATGACCGATGGATTTATCTTCCTGCATTAGATCTGGTAAAGAGAATATCTTCAACTGAAAAGCGTACAAGCTTTGTAGGTTCCCATTTCTTTTACGAGGATGTTTCGGGAAGGAATATTGATGAAAATAGGCATGAGCTTATAAAGACTACAGAGAATTATTATGTATTAAAGAATACGCCCAAAAAGCCGGAAACAGTCGAATTTTCTTATTATAATATGTGGATTCACAAAGAGAAGTTCATTCCAGTCAAGGTGGAATATTTCGATAAAAATTCTGAAAAGTATAGAGAATATGAGGCTCTTAAGGTAGAGAAGATAAATGGCTACCATACTGTAACGCAGGCGAAAATGAAAGACCTGCGTAATAATGGAGAAACGATAATCAAATATAATAAAGTTAAATATAATATTAATCTCCCGAAAGAGGTTTTTACTGAGCGTTCCTTAAGACGCCCTCCATACAAATATTTAAAGGGTAGATAG
- a CDS encoding MMPL family transporter, which yields MIVKDMITKFSIDHPKVIVWLMAIITLFFILITTLPAIWPNTFFFLSSLKIDTDPENMLPEDEAVRVFHHKMKIEMSLNDIVVLGVVNETHPDGVFNPHSLTKIFELTEYAKTLRWQDEDNPDKKIGVVLEDIISPSTVDNIQQVGVGTVRFEWLMSSPPKTQDEALAIRDKARRISFLNGTLISEDGKAICIYLPITSKDLSNRIYIRLKEEISKYRGDEKYFITGLPVAEDTFGVEMFQQMAISAPLAMVVIFILMFIFFRKLGFIISPMIVAMVSAICTMGLLISTGNTIHIMSSMIPIFIVPIAVLDAVHILSEFFDRYNDSEDRRDIVVHVMDELFKPMLYTSLTTSIGFASLSLTPIPPVQIFGIFVAMGVIIAWFLTITFVPSYLILLSNKSLERFGSARRDYSDQRSPLSFILKLTSKLSFNNAKLVLVLAFIMVLVAIYGISRININDNPIKWFAPSHPIREADKVLNSHFGGTYMAYLALEAKDHEIPLSSYQETFYSNLAKREKELQDWVPGVLKVFEDIRKKIPEIQVNISSKSNLLSKLETYASSKRDKAENSELEAWDEFFVFLEDERRGVEIFKEPEALKFIDKLQKYLIKTEVVGKSNSLVDIVKTVYRELVSGKEKDFRIPDSSKGVAQCLITYQGSHRPQDLFHFVTPDYKKTIIWTQLKSGDNRDMNRVIDSVNQFFAENDIPFSIEHKWFGLTYINVIWQKEMVYGMLQAFWGSFLFVFLIMTILFRSALWGIVCMLPLTVTIGLIYGIIGLLGKDYDMPVAILSSLSLGLAVDYSIHFLSRSRSFYEKLLSWDKTIEPLFNEPARAISRNVIVIGMGFLPLLFANLVPYQTVGTFIAAILLFAGIITLFILPSIIKVLENFMFPNTQACSFFCNCSTCIISGVAVVFLLIINIRQFLDVGWSTLSWISAIVILIFAINCFVLGRRDKCKTDTFYERRGGELQQ from the coding sequence ATGATAGTTAAAGATATGATTACAAAATTTTCAATTGACCATCCAAAAGTTATAGTTTGGTTGATGGCTATTATCACTTTATTTTTTATTCTAATCACAACTCTTCCTGCAATATGGCCAAATACATTTTTCTTTTTAAGCTCTCTCAAGATTGATACAGATCCTGAAAATATGCTTCCTGAAGATGAGGCAGTACGCGTATTCCATCATAAAATGAAGATTGAGATGTCGCTAAACGATATTGTTGTATTGGGTGTTGTTAATGAAACTCATCCTGACGGGGTTTTTAATCCCCACTCGCTTACTAAAATATTTGAACTGACTGAATATGCAAAAACACTACGCTGGCAGGATGAGGATAACCCAGATAAAAAGATAGGTGTTGTATTAGAAGATATTATCTCACCGTCAACAGTAGATAATATCCAACAGGTAGGAGTGGGAACAGTTCGATTTGAATGGCTCATGTCGTCTCCGCCTAAAACCCAAGATGAAGCACTTGCCATTCGAGACAAAGCGCGTCGCATTTCATTTTTAAACGGAACGCTTATTTCAGAGGATGGCAAGGCAATATGCATCTATCTCCCAATAACCTCTAAAGATTTGAGCAACCGAATTTATATAAGGTTAAAAGAAGAGATATCAAAATATAGAGGGGATGAGAAGTATTTTATTACTGGTCTACCTGTAGCAGAGGACACCTTTGGCGTGGAGATGTTTCAGCAGATGGCAATCTCCGCACCTCTTGCCATGGTTGTAATATTCATTCTAATGTTTATTTTTTTTAGAAAACTTGGTTTTATAATATCTCCCATGATAGTGGCTATGGTTTCAGCTATCTGTACTATGGGGCTTTTAATCTCAACAGGAAATACCATACATATTATGAGCTCTATGATCCCCATTTTCATTGTGCCAATAGCTGTTCTTGATGCTGTACATATCCTTTCTGAATTTTTTGATAGATATAACGATTCAGAAGATAGAAGGGATATTGTTGTTCATGTCATGGATGAACTCTTTAAGCCGATGTTATATACATCTCTTACAACCTCCATAGGATTTGCTTCCCTATCTTTAACGCCTATCCCTCCTGTTCAGATATTTGGAATTTTTGTAGCAATGGGTGTAATAATTGCATGGTTCTTAACAATTACTTTTGTGCCATCGTACCTAATACTGCTCTCAAATAAATCATTAGAGAGATTTGGGAGTGCCAGAAGAGATTATTCGGACCAAAGATCTCCCTTATCTTTCATTCTAAAACTTACTTCAAAGCTATCATTCAATAATGCCAAGCTCGTACTTGTATTAGCATTTATAATGGTGCTTGTTGCTATTTATGGAATAAGCCGAATCAACATAAATGATAATCCCATAAAGTGGTTTGCTCCAAGTCATCCAATCAGAGAAGCTGATAAAGTTTTAAACAGTCATTTCGGCGGCACCTATATGGCTTATTTAGCTTTGGAGGCAAAAGATCATGAGATTCCTTTAAGCTCTTATCAAGAGACATTTTATTCCAATCTTGCTAAGAGAGAGAAGGAACTTCAGGACTGGGTGCCTGGTGTTTTAAAGGTTTTTGAAGACATAAGAAAAAAGATACCAGAAATTCAAGTTAATATTTCATCAAAATCCAATCTTTTATCTAAACTTGAAACTTATGCATCATCAAAGAGAGATAAAGCTGAAAACAGTGAATTAGAAGCCTGGGATGAGTTTTTTGTTTTTTTAGAAGATGAGCGACGTGGAGTTGAGATATTTAAAGAGCCAGAAGCTCTTAAATTTATTGATAAATTGCAAAAATATCTTATAAAAACTGAGGTGGTTGGCAAAAGCAATTCTTTAGTTGATATTGTTAAAACCGTATATAGGGAACTCGTTTCTGGGAAGGAAAAGGATTTCAGGATTCCAGATTCTTCAAAAGGTGTGGCTCAATGTTTAATCACATATCAAGGCAGCCATAGACCACAGGACCTTTTCCATTTTGTAACGCCCGACTATAAAAAGACAATAATCTGGACACAACTTAAAAGCGGTGATAACAGGGATATGAATAGGGTAATTGATAGTGTAAACCAATTCTTTGCTGAAAATGATATTCCCTTTTCTATTGAGCATAAATGGTTTGGTCTAACTTATATCAATGTTATATGGCAAAAGGAGATGGTTTATGGCATGCTTCAGGCTTTCTGGGGTAGTTTTTTGTTTGTGTTTCTAATAATGACTATTTTATTCCGATCTGCTTTATGGGGTATTGTGTGCATGCTGCCCCTTACTGTTACAATTGGTTTGATCTACGGCATTATTGGGCTTCTTGGGAAAGACTATGATATGCCTGTAGCTATACTCTCTTCTTTAAGTTTGGGGCTTGCTGTAGACTATTCAATCCACTTCCTTTCCCGAAGCCGCAGTTTTTATGAGAAATTATTATCCTGGGATAAAACTATTGAACCGTTATTTAATGAGCCTGCAAGGGCTATTTCAAGGAATGTAATAGTGATTGGTATGGGCTTTTTACCACTGTTATTTGCCAATCTTGTCCCATATCAGACAGTGGGAACCTTTATAGCTGCTATACTTCTTTTTGCAGGCATAATAACACTTTTTATTCTTCCGTCTATTATAAAGGTTCTGGAAAATTTTATGTTTCCAAACACCCAAGCTTGTTCTTTCTTTTGCAACTGTTCAACATGCATAATTTCCGGAGTTGCAGTTGTTTTTCTTTTAATAATAAATATTCGTCAGTTCCTTGATGTCGGTTGGTCAACTCTTTCATGGATCAGCGCCATAGTTATTTTAATTTTTGCAATTAATTGCTTTGTTCTTGGCAGAAGGGATAAATGTAAAACAGACACTTTTTATGAAAGAAGGGGAGGTGAATTACAGCAATGA
- a CDS encoding 2-oxoacid:ferredoxin oxidoreductase subunit beta, which yields MVTIEDYGNYETAWCPGCGNFSILKAVKQALVDKQLKPHQILFVSGIGQAAKLPHYLNANVFNGLHGRSLPVATGAKTANSDLTVIVESGDGCNYGEGGNHFLAAIRRNIDITLLVHNNQVYGLTKGQASPTSGEGFVTKAQPEGVTSSPFNPIAVAVTLRAGFVARAFSGMIDHLTELISRAISHRGFSLIDILQPCVSFNRINTFSWYKQRCYSLPDEYNPTDWEEANKIASQWGDRIPIGLIYKNNRPSFEDHFDVLNQGPLIKQKVDGSKLKSIMERYG from the coding sequence ATGGTAACGATTGAGGATTATGGTAATTATGAGACAGCTTGGTGTCCGGGCTGTGGCAATTTTTCTATTTTAAAGGCAGTTAAACAGGCCTTGGTTGATAAACAATTGAAGCCACATCAGATTCTATTTGTTTCTGGTATAGGTCAGGCGGCTAAGTTGCCGCATTATTTGAATGCCAATGTGTTTAATGGTCTCCATGGACGGTCGCTACCTGTGGCAACAGGCGCAAAGACTGCCAATTCAGATTTGACAGTAATTGTTGAGAGTGGCGATGGATGTAACTATGGAGAAGGGGGGAATCATTTTTTAGCTGCAATACGCCGTAATATTGATATTACGCTCCTAGTTCATAATAATCAGGTGTATGGTCTAACAAAGGGTCAGGCAAGCCCTACATCTGGTGAAGGTTTTGTTACTAAAGCTCAGCCAGAGGGAGTAACATCCTCTCCCTTTAATCCCATTGCAGTAGCAGTAACTTTGCGTGCTGGCTTTGTCGCACGTGCTTTTTCAGGCATGATTGATCATTTAACTGAGCTAATCAGTAGGGCAATATCACATCGAGGTTTTTCACTTATTGATATACTACAGCCCTGTGTCTCATTTAATAGAATCAATACATTTTCTTGGTATAAGCAAAGATGTTATTCCCTGCCTGATGAATATAATCCTACAGATTGGGAGGAAGCAAATAAGATCGCTTCACAATGGGGGGATCGTATCCCCATTGGCCTTATTTATAAGAATAACAGGCCAAGTTTTGAAGATCATTTTGATGTGTTGAATCAAGGTCCTCTAATAAAACAGAAAGTTGATGGATCTAAGTTAAAGAGTATCATGGAGAGATATGGATGA
- a CDS encoding 2-oxoacid:acceptor oxidoreductase subunit alpha, whose product MERSYLNIMIGGHAGQGLVTIGQVLSKALVRNGYSIVVTQSYQSRIRGGHNTFVIRASTSEISAPQETLDILVALDADTVTGHREELSSDGIVIADKDLKISNINSLNIPYGELAPDKLFNVVALGSIASVIGLSEKSVAQALDDHFEKKDESTIKENRRVLIDTFLWVEKNYSSIHKLATIENPQSRIMINGNEAIALGALQAGVKFCSFYPMTPATSIALNLAHDAREMGLIVEQAEDEIAAINMAIGAFYAGAPSVVTTSGGGFALMVEGVSLSAMTETPIVIVVAQRPGPATGLPTRTEQADLEFVLHAGHGEFPIAILAPGSIEECFHLTRRAFDLALRYQGPMFILTDQYLADSYRAVKPLDLDNLSQIQPTLKAESVSSFYYRYAITESGVSPRLIPGMTENLVVVDSDEHTVDGHITEDLSIRKEMVEKRLKKGEGIKKEVIPPEMDGDDNPDILLISWGSTKGAVKEASEIIRSNGIRTSTLHFSQVWPLVSQKFLGYLERAKRVVCVESNATGQFARLIRRETGFEIENRVLRFDGLPITPDYIIGEVNC is encoded by the coding sequence GCTATTCAATAGTTGTGACTCAGAGTTATCAATCAAGAATCAGGGGTGGTCATAACACTTTTGTCATTCGGGCTAGCACTAGTGAGATCAGCGCTCCTCAGGAGACTTTAGACATTCTTGTGGCCTTGGATGCAGACACTGTTACTGGTCATCGTGAAGAGCTATCATCTGATGGTATTGTCATCGCTGATAAGGATTTAAAGATTAGTAATATCAATTCACTAAATATTCCCTATGGAGAGTTAGCTCCGGATAAACTCTTCAATGTTGTAGCTCTGGGTTCAATAGCTTCAGTTATAGGTCTTAGCGAAAAGTCGGTTGCACAAGCATTGGATGATCATTTTGAAAAAAAAGATGAGAGCACAATTAAAGAAAATAGGAGGGTATTGATTGATACCTTTTTATGGGTAGAGAAGAATTATTCAAGTATTCATAAACTAGCCACAATAGAAAATCCTCAAAGTCGCATAATGATAAATGGCAACGAGGCTATAGCGCTTGGAGCATTACAAGCGGGAGTTAAATTTTGTTCTTTTTATCCGATGACGCCAGCAACCTCTATTGCTTTAAATCTCGCACATGATGCTAGGGAAATGGGTTTGATAGTTGAGCAAGCAGAGGATGAGATAGCTGCGATCAATATGGCAATTGGTGCATTCTATGCTGGTGCTCCAAGCGTCGTGACTACCTCCGGCGGAGGATTTGCGCTCATGGTAGAGGGAGTGAGCCTATCTGCAATGACAGAAACGCCAATAGTAATTGTTGTAGCTCAGCGTCCTGGGCCTGCGACAGGCCTCCCTACACGGACAGAACAGGCAGATTTGGAGTTTGTGCTTCATGCCGGTCATGGTGAGTTTCCTATAGCTATACTTGCCCCTGGCAGCATTGAGGAGTGTTTTCATCTTACTCGAAGAGCTTTTGATTTGGCTCTAAGATATCAAGGCCCAATGTTTATTCTGACTGATCAGTATCTCGCCGATTCGTATCGTGCGGTAAAACCCCTTGATCTAGATAATCTATCTCAAATTCAGCCTACTTTGAAAGCTGAATCAGTATCATCTTTTTATTATAGATATGCCATTACTGAAAGCGGGGTTTCTCCTCGTTTAATTCCTGGTATGACAGAGAATCTAGTTGTAGTTGATAGCGATGAACATACTGTAGATGGTCATATAACGGAGGATCTTTCAATACGGAAAGAGATGGTGGAAAAACGACTGAAAAAAGGTGAGGGAATAAAAAAAGAGGTTATACCTCCAGAGATGGATGGAGACGATAATCCGGATATATTATTGATATCATGGGGTTCAACCAAGGGAGCTGTAAAGGAGGCTTCTGAAATAATAAGGTCTAATGGAATAAGGACAAGCACCCTTCACTTCTCCCAAGTATGGCCCCTTGTTTCACAGAAATTTCTAGGTTATCTGGAAAGAGCAAAGAGGGTTGTTTGTGTGGAGTCCAATGCTACAGGACAATTTGCGCGTTTAATTCGACGTGAAACCGGATTTGAGATCGAGAACAGAGTCCTTCGATTTGACGGACTCCCAATTACACCGGACTATATCATAGGAGAAGTTAACTGTTAA